From the genome of Phycisphaerales bacterium:
CGGCCATGATCGGCTGCCAGATCGTCGGCATGCTCGCGGGCGCCATCGTGCAGCGCGTCACCACCGACCACGAGGCGCGCTACCGCGCCGACAACCCTGTGCCGAAGTCCACCAGCGACGGCGTCGTCGTTGTGGATGAAGCTGTGGATACTTCCGCGGACAACACGCATGCAGCGGCGTAACACGAAAAAACACTTGAATTCTTGCAGTTGTGTCCTTGCACCGGCGCGGAGTCGTTATACTCCGCCCGCCGGTCAAGGACGACTCGGCGCGCAGTGATGCAGGCGTGCGGCGCACTTCCCGCGACGCACGCAAACAACGGTCAAGGACACGACCAATGGCAATCAAGTCAGCACCACGAAGCGGTCTGCGTTCCGGCGGGCGGTTCAACGCCCGCCATGCCGAACCCTCCAACATCCGCTCCCCGCTCGACAAGCTGCCCATCAACGAGCTGTGGAAGAAGTACCAGGCGAACCCCACCGAGGAGGTCCGCAACTACCTCATGGAGAAGTTCCTCCCGCTCGTGCGCTACAACGCCGAGCGCATCCACACGCGCCTGCCCGACGAGGTCGACATCGAGGACCTGATGTCCGCGGGCATCTTCGGCCTGATGGACGCCATCGACGCCTTCGACCTCGCCCGCAAGGTGAAGTTTGAGACCTACTGCGCCCCGCGCATCCGCGGTGCCATCCTCGACGAGCTCCGCTCGATGGACTGGGTGCCGCGCCTGGTCCGTTCCCGCAGCAACAAGGTCGAGCAGGCCCGCCAGCAGATCGAGAAGGAGACCGGCGAGCCCGCCACCGACCAGCAGGTCGCACAGAAGCTGGGTGTCAAGGGCGAGGAGTTCGACAAGCTCAAGCGTGACAGCTCGGCCGTGACCACCCGCAGCCTCACGCAGCGGGCGTTCCCCAGCGACAGCGGGCGCGACGTCCGCGAGATCGACGTCATCCGTGACGAGACGCAGAGCAACCCCGTCATTGACATCCAGCGGCGCGACCTCCGCGACCTGATCACCAGGGGTCTCTCGCGCTCTGAGCGCCTCATCGTCATCCTCTACTACTACGAGGGCATGACCATGAAGGAAATCGGCGCGACGCTCGACCTCTCCGAGAGCCGCGTCAGCCAGATGCACAGCTCCATCCTCGCCCGCCTCAAGAGCCAGATGCAGTTCCGCATGCGCGAGCTCGAACCGGTGGAATGAAAAGACGCCGGCGCTGAGCCCTCTCCCGCGACGCCGGAATTGAGCCGCTCCGGGTGAAGTACCAGACTGACGGCGACTCGCAGCCACTAAGATGACCTCACCAACCCGCGCCACGCCGCGGGTTTTTTCATTCCTAAACTCCCCCGTGCCCACCGCCGCCATCGCCCTCGGCAGCAACATCGGCGACCGCCGCGCCCACGTCCACGCGGCGTTCCAGGCGCTGGGGGCTCTCCCGGACTCAAAGCTCCTTGCATCCTCCGACCTCTTCGAGACGGCGCCAGTCGGCCCAGTCCCACAGGGCCACTATCTCAACGCCGCCGCGAAACTCGAGACGTGGCTCCCGCCCCGCGCCTTGCTCGAGCACCTCCTCGCCATCGAGAAGACCCAAGGCCGCGACCGCGGCAGCGAGCAGCGGTGGGGGCCCCGCACCCTTGACCTCGACCTCCTTCTTTACGACGGGCTGACCATCGACGAGCCGGGGCTCCAAATCCCCCACCCCCGGCTGCACGAGCGGCTGTTTGTGCTCGAACCCCTCGCCCGGGTCTGGCCTGACGCGGTGGTGCCTGGGCACGGTCGGACAGTTGCGCAACTCCTGCACGCCCTTCGCGTACCATCCGCGCGATGAAGCCCGCCGCACTGCTCCTGCTCGCCGCCGCCTGCACACACGCTCTCGCCCAGCAACAGCCGCGCGAGCCCGACCCTCATCCGCCTACCCCTGCCGAGATTGAGCAGGTCGCCCCCACGCCCAGGAAGGTCCCGCAGATCGACCTTCCTGAGACCATCGACGCGGCCCTCGCCCGCGCTCGCGAGTCCTACCGAGTCGGCTCTATCGCCGAACGCGTGCAGATCACAGTGACCACGAAGGACGAACAGCAGCGCGCCACCACCGTCCTGTTCCGCGTGTTCGCCGGCACGGAGGCCGCGCACCACCAGGATCGCCGCGTGTTCCTCGACCTGGGCCGTCTCCAAATCGCGGCCGACAGCACTGGCGTCACCGCCGTCACGCCGCGCGAGCCCGAGCTCTACTTCCAAGCGCCGGTGACACCGCCGATCACGCTCGACGAGCTCTGGAACGCCGTGCCACCGGTGCCGCTGCCGCAGCTTGAATGGGCCCTGGGCGAGGACACCGGCCGCATCGGGCGTGTCGTCACGGCCATCCTCCAGGCGTCGTGGACGAGCGTGCAGTACACGAAGGACCTCGGCGTCATCTTCAACGGCACCTCCCCCAGCGGCCCCGCCTCTGCCGAGTTCGCCCGTGACGGCCGCCTGGTGCGCCTGAGCGTGCCGCTCTCGCGCGAGGGCGACCGCATCGAGCTGCGCGTCACGCCCGAGGAGGCCGGCAACGCGTGGACGATCCCGCTCGAGGGCCGCAAGCCCGTCCCCTCGCTGGCGGACCTGCGCCCCCGCCCACCGGAGATCATGCCCGGCGGCCGCCTGCCCGCGCTCAGCCTGATGACGCGTGACCTGGATTCCTGGTCGCTCCAGGACGAGCTGGACCGCCTTCCCTCACCCGACCTCGCCCGCGTTCCCACCTACGGCCTGCTCGTCGTCTACCGGCCCGCGGGCACCACCGCTGAGCAGGATGCGGAGATCGGGGCCCGCGCCGTGACCCTCGCCCGTGCCGACGTGAGCCATGCGCAGCCCGACCCCACACGCCGCCCCCGGCTGGTGCCGGTCGTCATCCCCGTGCTCGACCTCGCTGACATGAACCGCACCAAGCTCGTCACCATCGACGACGCGTGGGCCGCCCGGCAGAAGGACGCGCCCCCGCGCTACTTCAGCCCTACCGGGATCGGTGAGATGGACCGCCTCGCCCGCGGCAGCAGCGCCGTTGTCATCATCATCGACTCCACCCAGAAGATCCTCAGCACCATCCCGCTCGAGAACCGCGCCGATGCCGAGTCGGTCGCGCAGGAGATCGGCAGCCTGCTCGAGGCCGCGGCTGCGTTGCCCGCGGCCCCATGACAAAGACACAAAAACGTAGTGGGCACGACGAGCGATCCATCGCTACAAGCCGTGCCCACGTTCCTTCAAGGATGTAGAACCGAGAATCGTGCCACCGAGATGTCTTCATCTCGGTGGTGCGTTCGCGAGCCTCAGCTCGCCTGCGCCCGCGGGTGGGCCTTGTTGTAAGCATCCTGCATGCGCTGCGTGGAGAGGTGCGTGTAGACCTGCGTCGTGCTCAGGCTCTGGTGGCCCAGCAGCTCCTGGACGCTGCGCAGGTCGGCGCCGTTGTCCAGCAGGTGCGTGGCGAAGCTGTGCCGCAGCGTGTGCGGGCTGATCGAGGGGTCGAGCCCGACCTGCTTGAGGTACTTGTCCAGCTTGCGGCGAACCGAGCGGGAGGAGAGCCGCCCGCCGTGCTTGTTGATGAACAGCGGCAGGCGCGAGTGGCCGTTGTTGATTACGGGTCCGAACTTGGCGTCGGCCCGCATCATGTCCAGGTAGCGGTTGATCGAGGCGATGGCGTGCGAGCCCAGCGGGACGATCCGCTCCTTCTTGCCCTTGCCGCGAACGCGCAGCGCCTCGCCCGCAAGGTCCAGGTCCTCGACCGCGAGGCCCACCAGCTCGCTGACGCGGATGCCGGTGGAGTACAGGGTCTCCAGCATCGCCCGGTCGCGCCGCCCCAGCACCTCGGCGTCGCCCGGCGCCGCCAGCAGCCGCTCGACCTGATCGATCGTGATCGCCTTTGGCAGCCGCTTGGCCTGGCGGGGCGTGCGGATGACGGTCATCGGGTTGCCCGCGCACAGCCCGCGACGGTCCGCCCACTTGTAGAAGCTGCGGAGCGTCGCGATCTTGCGGGCCATCGTGGCCGCGGAGTACTGCTGCGTGCCCAGGTGCGCCAGGAACGCGCGGACCACTTCCGCCTTGCTGGCGCAGATGATCTCGGTCAGCGTGCCGGTCCCGGAGACCTGCCCCTTGCTGGCCGCGGCCTTGTCCATCGCCGCCTGCTCACGGGCGTCGTTGATCTCGATCTTGTGCTCGCCGGCGAGGTACTCGATGAACTGGCGGAGGTCCGCCCCGTAGCACCGCGCCGTGTACGGCGAGAAGTGCCGCTCATCGGCGAGGTAGACGGTAAACGCATCCGTGATGGGCAGACTCGACATGACTGACTCCCCGCTCGTTCGTCTCTGCTGTCTCCGCCGCGGGTGCGTCCGTTGCACCTCGCGCCGGGGCGATTGTCCAGTAACTGCTTCGGCGTATTCCAAGGCCCTCTTGACCGCTCATGCCCGAAAACTGAAAAATCGCTCGCTACCGCTCCGGGGCCTCGGCCGACCGCTTTTCAGTCTGGCCCGCCCCCGGCAGCCGCACCCACTCCTGCTGGATCAGCTCATCCACCGCGTGGTACGCCCCGAACTCGCAGTACAGGTCCATGCTGGCCAGGTACCGCCGCCAGCCCAGGGCGGTGGGGCCCTTGAGCCGTCCCTGGGCAAAGCTCCGCACATCCATCTGCACCTGGTGGTTCTTGGCGTCCAGATGCTGAGAGATGACCGCCACCGGCCCTTCGTCGCGGCTCCACGTCATGGCCGGTGCATCGGTGCCCTTGGTCGCCAGAGTCCGCGGGTCCAGCGGCTCCCGCCCCGGCGCCATCGACCCCGGGCGGGCGTACAGCGCCAGCGCCAAGCCGAGCGTGGGGACGTAAGGGTCGTACGCGGTAACGCTGCCCACCAGCACGCCGTCCACGCCCATCGCCTGCGCCAGCGACCGGGCCTCGGCGGGCGAGCGCAGGCTGGTATATCCCAGCACGTTCATCGCCTGGATGGTCCGGTTCAGCGGCACGCACCGCACGCCCTCGACCTCTTCCGCGGCCGCGACCACCTTGTCGCTCACCGCGCCGATGTCGACGAGTGAGGTGCCCGATTCGTTCCGCAGCGGCACTACCGCCCACAGCACCTCGCCGCGGCTGACGTCATACGGCGCAACGATCTTGCGCGGCGCAGTCAACGGCGGCTCCTTCGGCCCGCCGCAAGCGCCCAGAAACGGCGTCACGCCGAGCGCGAGCCCGAGCGTGAGCGATAACCTCAGCTTTGCACGTTGTGGCATCCTGCCCCTCGTACCCTACGAGCCCCGAGCGCAAGCTCGGAAGCCCTCATCCTCACGCGCCAGCATCCTGCCCGCGCGTCCTAACCATCGAACTCACTGATCCGTGTGCTTCTCCGAAGCCGTCGTATGCTCCTCGATCGAAGCCGGGCCATTCGCGACCGGCTCGCTCTCGTTGAACTTCGCGTTTGCCGGCGCGGCCGCGGTCGCGGTAGTGGGGGACACGCCCGCCCCCAGCGCCGCCTGCGCCGAACGCACCGCGGGGCCCAGGTCCAGCGACCAGATGTTGTCCTTGCCCGACCGGTCGCTCACGAAGAACAGCCGGTCGTTGCCGCCCCATACCGGGCTGAGCGCCAGGCCGGTGCCGTCGGTCAGACGCACCTTGCCCTCGCCCTCGCCCGAGATCATCCACAGCGTCGCCCACTGCGGGCGCGAATCGGACCCGTCCACCGGCACCTCGGTGTACACGACCCACTGCCCGTCGGGGCTCCACGAAGGGTCGATCAGCGCCGTCTCCGCGCTGCTGGCGATCTCCGTTGTGTTGCCGGTCGTGCCGTTGCTGATCTCGACCGTCCACAGGCTGAAGGTCCGCCGCCCGCGCTCGCGCCCCAGCTGGAACAGGACCTTGTCGCTGCCGTTGCTGCCCGTGCCCGCGACCGGGCACCACTGCGGCAGCACGCCGTAGCCGATGAAGTTGGCGACCGCGGGGTTGGCAACCTCGGTCACCCACATCTCCCACCGCCCGCTCGCCTGGCCCTGGCGCGAGAACACCAGGCTGCGCCCGTCGGGCGACCACGAGGGGTGCACGTCGTCCGCGCTGTCGCTGGTCACCTGCACCGCGCGCCCGCCGGTCACGGGCATGACGTAGATGTCCCAGTTCCCTGTGCGGTCGCTCGCGAACGCGATCGACTTGCCGTCGGGGCTGATCGCCGGCATCGCGTCCTGCCCCGGGTCGTTCGTCAGCTGCGTCACCACGCGGCTGTCGGTCTTCTTCCAGTAGATATCCGCGTTGGTGCGGTGCTGCGTGCTGGCGAACACCAGCTTCTTCCCGTCGCGGGAGACGCAGGGGTCAAAGTCCGCGCCCTCCTCGGCAAACGTCACGCGGCTCACGCCCGTCATCACCACGCCCGGCGTGCCGCCCTCGTCCGTCCCGTCGCTCGAAAGGGTGAGCGCCGAAGCGCCACGCGGCCCGCTCGCAGAGGCTCCGGGCTTCACCTGCACCGACAACAGCGACACGTTCATCGGCGGCGGGATCCGCAGCCGCGCCCGCGGCCCTGTAGACGCCACCGGCGAAGGCTCGCTCTGCACCTGCACCATCGGCTCTGGGCGGTGCACCGGGCGCGGCTCGCTCGCGCACCCCGCCACCAGCACGGTCCCGGCCACGGCCACGATCTGCGCACACGTCTTCATAGGTCCCACCTCTGCACGAGGGCGTCAAAGCAGTATCGCCCGCGACAGGGCCATCCGTTTATCGGACTGCCCCGCGCGCGGACTTCAACCCGCGGCCACACGCCGCGGCACCTGCCACCATCGGACTTTGGGACCTGCGACTTAACGGGCCAAGGGTCCTACTCCCTCGGCTCCCGCCTCACGATCGCCGGCGCGATCCCCTTCCGCACCCACGGGATGCCCGGGTCCTCCAGCACGTTCAGGTGCTCGAGGTAGTGGGCGAGGGCCCCCTCGGTGAACCGCGAAAGGAACTCCGTGGTGGCCGTGGGGTTGAGCTCCAGGATCCGCTCAACCAGCTGCGCCCGCGACAGGAACGCGGGGCGTCGCTCGTGCTGCAACAACTCCGCCTGCTGACCGCGGCTGCCTCCGTGGCTCGTGACCATTGCGCCTCCGTGCTGCTACCCTCGCCCGGAGGCCCACCAGCGGAACGGCGGAACGCAACAACCCCGCCGGCCGGTGGAACCAGCCCGGACGATCTCCGCCCGCACGACCGCAATCCACGTGCCGTGCCCGGGCTCGAAAGGTGTGTCAATGCAGGTCCGTGTGCTCCGCCACGCCCAGCCCGGTTCATCGGTCTACGGCTGGATAGAACCGGAAAACTCAGATGTCACCGGGGACCCCTCCTGGGTGCCATGGCGACGTCTCCGTCGCTATGTCCTCGAGTCCGCAATACCCGTTACTGAACTTCAAGTTCCTGCTGACGCACAAGTTGTGATCCGCTCCGTGCCGACCGGCGACACGCCCGCCTGGCTCCCCGCCCCCCGGGCCGAGTTCCTCGCCTGGTGCCAGCACCTCGAGCAGGCCCTCCCCAACCCCCTCTGCATCTGGCCCACGGCCCAGGGCTCCGTCTCCGACGTCCCTTCTCTCCGCTCGTTCCTGACTGCCGCCGAGCAGCGTGGCCGTCCATGGACGTTCCTCTTCGACCCAGTCTCGATGCTCACGCCCGCGATGCTCGCCAACGCCGATGACCACCTCGTGCGTCTGTTCGAGTCCCTCTCTGACCACCCGGCGCGCGAGGCCACGCTCCTCGCCGACGCCGCGGCCATCGGTGAGACGGTCACCCCCGCCCCGCTGGGGTCGGGCCCGCTCACCAGCCTCGTTCTCCGCCTCGCAACCCCCCGCCCGGCCGGCATCGTCCTCGTCGAACACCACCTGCC
Proteins encoded in this window:
- a CDS encoding DPP IV N-terminal domain-containing protein yields the protein MKTCAQIVAVAGTVLVAGCASEPRPVHRPEPMVQVQSEPSPVASTGPRARLRIPPPMNVSLLSVQVKPGASASGPRGASALTLSSDGTDEGGTPGVVMTGVSRVTFAEEGADFDPCVSRDGKKLVFASTQHRTNADIYWKKTDSRVVTQLTNDPGQDAMPAISPDGKSIAFASDRTGNWDIYVMPVTGGRAVQVTSDSADDVHPSWSPDGRSLVFSRQGQASGRWEMWVTEVANPAVANFIGYGVLPQWCPVAGTGSNGSDKVLFQLGRERGRRTFSLWTVEISNGTTGNTTEIASSAETALIDPSWSPDGQWVVYTEVPVDGSDSRPQWATLWMISGEGEGKVRLTDGTGLALSPVWGGNDRLFFVSDRSGKDNIWSLDLGPAVRSAQAALGAGVSPTTATAAAPANAKFNESEPVANGPASIEEHTTASEKHTDQ
- the folK gene encoding 2-amino-4-hydroxy-6-hydroxymethyldihydropteridine diphosphokinase, whose amino-acid sequence is MPTAAIALGSNIGDRRAHVHAAFQALGALPDSKLLASSDLFETAPVGPVPQGHYLNAAAKLETWLPPRALLEHLLAIEKTQGRDRGSEQRWGPRTLDLDLLLYDGLTIDEPGLQIPHPRLHERLFVLEPLARVWPDAVVPGHGRTVAQLLHALRVPSAR
- the xerC gene encoding tyrosine recombinase XerC, with the protein product MSSLPITDAFTVYLADERHFSPYTARCYGADLRQFIEYLAGEHKIEINDAREQAAMDKAAASKGQVSGTGTLTEIICASKAEVVRAFLAHLGTQQYSAATMARKIATLRSFYKWADRRGLCAGNPMTVIRTPRQAKRLPKAITIDQVERLLAAPGDAEVLGRRDRAMLETLYSTGIRVSELVGLAVEDLDLAGEALRVRGKGKKERIVPLGSHAIASINRYLDMMRADAKFGPVINNGHSRLPLFINKHGGRLSSRSVRRKLDKYLKQVGLDPSISPHTLRHSFATHLLDNGADLRSVQELLGHQSLSTTQVYTHLSTQRMQDAYNKAHPRAQAS
- a CDS encoding FliA/WhiG family RNA polymerase sigma factor, with amino-acid sequence MAIKSAPRSGLRSGGRFNARHAEPSNIRSPLDKLPINELWKKYQANPTEEVRNYLMEKFLPLVRYNAERIHTRLPDEVDIEDLMSAGIFGLMDAIDAFDLARKVKFETYCAPRIRGAILDELRSMDWVPRLVRSRSNKVEQARQQIEKETGEPATDQQVAQKLGVKGEEFDKLKRDSSAVTTRSLTQRAFPSDSGRDVREIDVIRDETQSNPVIDIQRRDLRDLITRGLSRSERLIVILYYYEGMTMKEIGATLDLSESRVSQMHSSILARLKSQMQFRMRELEPVE